In the genome of Aphidius gifuensis isolate YNYX2018 linkage group LG6, ASM1490517v1, whole genome shotgun sequence, the window CAAGTTCAATGCAAACAGCATGGAAATCAACtgaaaagaattaaaattaattattattatgtaaacgattttaaaaatgagataatattgttaaataataaatatgaaaacaattttttaccTCAATAATACCAACACTAATTGCAattggtagaaataatttttttactttatagaCAATTTCATTTAAGGCATCTGAAGCTTTTGTTTTTGTAATGTTACTGCAACCAGTTTTATAGGCATCATTGTAACATGTTTTTGAGTTTTCTTTTGGACAACATGAAAGTGGAAAATTTTCAGTATTACTGTAATCGTCCTTATCACTATTACCACAGCATCCAAgctaaaacaaaatttttttttaaataaaatattgttacatttaaattgttcaacagtttataatacaaaaaatacttACAGTTGATTGAACAAgatcaataattgatttagtactattgtatttttctttattaaaattgtctgcaattaatttttcaacatcttttGTAGTGATGTCTTTATACTGGTAATAACCAATTGCAGCTATAACAGCCACACCACCAATTATCATCAAGCAGAATACagcatactaaaaaaaattagaaaaatgaaatacataaattaattaacagtataatgagtttataaatattaaaaaaaatatttttaatgaacttACAAGCTTGAGGCAAAGtgtattttttgttacaaCTCCATAACAGCCATAAAATGATACGACAAATATAAATGAACCAACAATTATCAATTCAGTTGTTGGAAAACGAATATTTTTAAGAGTATCAGTCACAgattttaattcttcaatacGATCAAACTCATCAATAATTGATGGATGTACTGCCACACAAATTATTCCAATTCCaatcaactgaaaaaaaaaaattaatttttaactgtgCTGgctcagaaaaaaaaaaattattattattattatttttaaaaatttgtcattataaaataaataaattttttaatatatcaataaattatataattatgttaaatgaatatttaaaaaaataaaataaaataactcaccaataaaatgaaattgaaaatgaataatatatatttcatcaattgatCAGTACAATTCATcttgaatttgtttttaaatttattatttttaataataaatttttaagaaacaaagtgtaaaaattaattactattgCGACgtggaaattttttagaaattattaatgatgtaAGCTTTGAAATTGAAAGTTGACGAATGACTGAAGGTGTGGTTGGTTTcttgaacaaattttatttttggcttttgatatttttttctagtttgaTAACAGCCTAATgactaatgattttttaaaaacttttaataaatagaataatgaTTCATCGTTAgccaatgataaatatatatttttatttttcatatttttttgtaaaagtcCTATCGTGGCATGAAACGTGGCATGAAACGTggcagaaaataaaataaaaataccatcaggtgattaataaaaatatatttattttttaaaataaataacttccAAGATAGTAATTTCAAAACACCTTATCTTcgttggctttttttttttttcaatatatttctaATGACACGacaacaagtaaatttttatcagcATATGAATCAttaattcttgaaaaaaaaaaaaaaaaatactaaactatattatttttctgaaacatgtgtattttattttatcgttttacaataaatatatatttattattacatatttaattttaattttataatgtcaatgtaaaatttattatattgttgatttt includes:
- the LOC122859747 gene encoding 23 kDa integral membrane protein-like; amino-acid sequence: MNLHPSIIDEFDRIEELKSVTDTLKNIRFPTTELIIVGSFIFVVSFYGCYGVVTKNTLCLKLYAVFCLMIIGGVAVIAAIGYYQYKDITTKDVEKLIADNFNKEKYNSTKSIIDLVQSTLGCCGNSDKDDYSNTENFPLSCCPKENSKTCYNDAYKTGCSNITKTKASDALNEIVYKVKKLFLPIAISVGIIELISMLFALNLAHYIKHKLENYSV